A genomic segment from Chitinophagaceae bacterium encodes:
- a CDS encoding carboxypeptidase-like regulatory domain-containing protein — MRYLFILLLITQAGFNAFAQKKLVSMPYHTSTKNASINQHLQEISKSSGIVLEYSSANFDAGKMVRLTGEEKTIAEVLQTILHGQKIKLLEHNNKIILIPSAEIFSLPGFNKEQYNFYGYIKEYASNESLAGATIFEPATQRGVASNNQGYFNLAFTTGQHLVEISYGGFKPVSLLLNIHGNIRKDISLVMINDTLSTVVVATDAAVKEGSVTVLHEKSYSNGLMNEDDPLQFLYLSPGLQNAAYSFSGFQVRGGGTDENLFLLDGNPVYNPTHLLGAISILNPTVLKSMRFYKSDFPARLGGSLSSVLDIFTKQGNMNSWQGEINASPLAAALTLEGPLVKDKIALMVSGRKSIPFPFYDSLQNGIKSSFYDTHIKLSAIISPASKLFINFYTGEDQLRQTGKYTGNLHKWGNHTGSLQWNLLLGKKSFIHTSLNFSEYHNLASSQFLFYEKDEEEEIDDEVEEDLSLGTKFISSYASFKNYNAKTGAEIFVSKKIKINAGLKLEQNKTKPFEGKITNTEEEDEQGFLAFRPLQFKAIYSYAEAEIKIGRKFFAKSGLRASAYRMEDYSTWNLQPRFYMAYRIGPLYKLFASYSRMNQYLHLVINPYAGANRDMWVPSTKKLQPEWSEIYNIGFVFKQKNNWNISLDAYYKRLMNVTNYANGKSTFIHSDNWEQNIELGKGRSYGAEILINKTGKKLSFQGSYALAWSWRQFTSINNGNEFPYKYDHRHTANIGMRYSLTTRFDLSALWSFASGNVYTQGGIVFTDTLQAAPTGEELIEAYQFTYQYTQNNQYRANYFQRYDASLTFHSLKNKKAYASFKAGVYSINGSDNQYSYNLKGSLASKSIKLKTGTSEFKLIPYLSFTLKF, encoded by the coding sequence ATGCGATATTTATTTATTTTACTTTTAATTACACAAGCCGGCTTCAATGCCTTTGCCCAAAAAAAACTGGTTTCAATGCCTTACCATACCAGCACAAAAAATGCAAGCATCAATCAACATTTGCAGGAAATAAGCAAAAGCAGTGGAATTGTACTGGAATATTCGTCTGCAAATTTTGATGCAGGTAAAATGGTGCGCTTAACCGGCGAGGAAAAAACTATTGCTGAAGTTTTACAAACCATTTTGCATGGCCAAAAAATAAAATTGCTGGAACACAACAATAAAATTATACTCATTCCCTCAGCAGAAATATTTTCTTTGCCCGGTTTTAATAAAGAACAATATAATTTTTACGGATATATTAAAGAATATGCAAGCAACGAGTCGCTTGCCGGTGCAACTATTTTTGAACCTGCTACGCAAAGGGGCGTTGCCTCCAACAACCAGGGGTATTTTAATTTAGCTTTTACAACCGGGCAGCACCTTGTGGAAATATCCTACGGCGGGTTTAAGCCAGTTAGTTTGCTCTTAAACATCCATGGAAATATAAGAAAAGATATATCGCTGGTTATGATAAACGACACTTTATCTACCGTAGTGGTAGCCACAGATGCTGCGGTAAAAGAAGGCTCTGTAACGGTGCTGCATGAAAAAAGCTATTCTAACGGATTAATGAATGAAGATGATCCCTTGCAGTTTTTATATTTATCACCAGGCTTGCAAAATGCAGCATATTCTTTCAGCGGTTTCCAGGTACGTGGCGGCGGCACCGATGAAAATCTTTTTTTGCTGGATGGCAACCCGGTTTACAACCCTACGCATTTGCTAGGCGCTATTTCTATATTAAACCCTACAGTACTTAAAAGTATGCGGTTTTATAAAAGCGATTTCCCGGCAAGGCTGGGTGGTTCTTTATCATCAGTTTTAGACATATTTACTAAACAAGGTAATATGAATAGCTGGCAGGGAGAAATAAATGCAAGCCCGCTTGCTGCGGCCCTCACCCTCGAAGGCCCTTTGGTAAAAGATAAAATTGCCTTAATGGTTTCTGGACGTAAAAGTATCCCTTTCCCATTTTATGATTCTTTGCAAAATGGTATAAAATCCAGTTTTTATGATACACACATTAAGTTGTCGGCCATTATAAGCCCTGCCAGCAAATTATTTATCAACTTTTATACCGGCGAAGACCAACTAAGACAAACGGGAAAATACACGGGAAATTTACACAAATGGGGTAATCATACCGGATCGTTACAATGGAATTTACTACTGGGCAAAAAATCATTTATACATACCTCGCTCAACTTTAGCGAGTACCATAACCTGGCCAGCTCACAATTTTTATTTTATGAAAAAGATGAAGAGGAAGAAATAGATGATGAAGTAGAGGAAGATCTGAGCCTCGGCACAAAATTCATCAGCTCTTATGCATCCTTTAAAAACTATAATGCAAAAACAGGTGCAGAAATATTTGTTTCTAAAAAAATAAAAATTAATGCAGGCCTAAAACTGGAGCAAAACAAAACAAAACCATTTGAAGGTAAAATTACCAATACCGAAGAAGAGGATGAACAGGGGTTTTTAGCCTTTAGGCCTCTTCAGTTTAAAGCTATATATTCTTATGCTGAAGCCGAAATTAAAATTGGGAGAAAGTTCTTTGCGAAATCGGGCTTAAGGGCCAGCGCATACCGTATGGAGGATTATAGTACCTGGAATTTACAGCCTCGCTTTTATATGGCCTATCGCATTGGCCCATTATATAAACTATTTGCATCTTACAGCCGCATGAACCAGTATTTACATTTGGTAATAAACCCTTATGCCGGGGCCAACCGGGATATGTGGGTACCCAGTACAAAAAAATTACAACCGGAGTGGAGTGAGATTTATAATATTGGTTTTGTGTTTAAACAAAAAAATAACTGGAATATATCCCTGGATGCATATTATAAACGTTTAATGAATGTTACAAACTATGCCAATGGCAAAAGTACTTTTATCCATAGCGATAATTGGGAACAAAATATTGAATTGGGCAAGGGCCGGAGCTATGGCGCAGAAATACTCATTAATAAAACCGGCAAAAAATTATCTTTCCAGGGAAGTTATGCATTGGCCTGGAGCTGGCGGCAATTTACAAGCATTAACAACGGCAATGAATTCCCTTACAAATACGATCACCGCCATACGGCAAATATCGGCATGAGGTATTCCCTTACAACACGATTTGATTTGTCGGCACTATGGAGCTTTGCCTCGGGCAATGTTTATACCCAGGGAGGAATAGTGTTTACAGACACACTACAGGCGGCGCCCACTGGAGAAGAACTCATTGAAGCCTACCAGTTCACCTATCAATATACTCAAAACAACCAGTACAGGGCAAATTACTTTCAACGCTACGATGCTTCCCTGACTTTTCACAGCCTCAAAAACAAAAAAGCTTATGCTTCTTTTAAAGCTGGTGTTTATAGCATAAACGGCTCAGACAATCAATATTCCTATAATTTAAAGGGTTCACTGGCCAGCAAAAGCATAAAATTAAAAACCGGCACCAGTGAATTTAAACTCATCCCCTATTTATC